A section of the Nitrospirota bacterium genome encodes:
- a CDS encoding metalloregulator ArsR/SmtB family transcription factor: MKIIRLMKLLADENRLRTLMLLTRAELCVCQIMAVLGVSQPLVSRNLALLSEADLLEETRKGKLVFYKVRRDLPRPAKRIIRIMREELAGDDVLTRDLSTLGDCLEYQEKAGRCDMKTFLEFMETRKKMRRSP, translated from the coding sequence ATGAAAATCATCCGCCTGATGAAGCTGCTCGCCGACGAGAACCGCCTGAGGACGCTGATGCTCCTGACACGCGCGGAGCTCTGCGTCTGCCAGATAATGGCCGTCCTGGGCGTCTCGCAGCCCCTTGTCTCCCGCAACCTGGCCCTCCTGAGCGAAGCGGACCTCCTTGAGGAGACACGGAAAGGCAAGCTGGTCTTTTACAAAGTGCGGAGGGACTTGCCCCGGCCGGCCAAACGCATTATAAGGATTATGAGGGAGGAGCTCGCCGGCGACGACGTCCTCACGCGCGACCTCTCCACCCTGGGGGACTGCCTGGAGTATCAGGAGAAGGCAGGCAGGTGCGACATGAAGACCTTCCTTGAGTTCATGGAAACGAGGAAGAAGATGAGGAGGTCGCCATGA
- a CDS encoding TolC family protein: protein MKALAVFAICAAFLWTGAAGAARAEEGAPATPEKAAAQKPLREVTLTEAVSTALAENPRLRAARSGLGATRQGEGIARSRLLPRVTLEERFSRTDNPTMAFMAKLNQERFESRDFAVDRLNNPSGINDFQTSVSLEQPLFAPEAYVGMKMARTQSAAEALELEREKEAVTLAVVRSYLSVVSAREMVQAGEKGLQDAREHRRVAQAAYKAGLALYSDTLRTEVAVKQAEETLISARKSLSVAQRALGLAMGHREPVDAREARELKTRPLDEYLQAVRERADIQAMERRVSNARNGVRLTTARFLPTVGVGARYQLNDDDTPFGSDGDSYQVGAFLRWTAFEGALRIHQRAQAKHRLEEARERLEGMRMEAEFRVHEAYLSVQEARRSLALARARRELARENLRLVEARYGNALATVVDLLDAQAALDEARAGVVRMKNMYLQAEAELTFRSGLLLEAF from the coding sequence ATGAAGGCGCTCGCGGTGTTTGCGATATGCGCCGCCTTCCTCTGGACCGGGGCAGCCGGGGCGGCCCGGGCGGAGGAAGGGGCGCCGGCTACTCCGGAGAAAGCGGCAGCCCAGAAGCCCCTCCGGGAGGTGACGCTCACGGAGGCGGTCTCCACGGCGCTGGCCGAAAACCCCCGGCTCAGGGCCGCCCGGAGCGGCCTCGGGGCCACGCGCCAGGGCGAGGGCATAGCCAGAAGCAGGCTCCTGCCCCGGGTGACGCTGGAGGAGCGTTTCTCGCGCACGGACAACCCCACCATGGCTTTCATGGCCAAGCTCAACCAGGAGAGGTTCGAGAGCCGGGACTTCGCCGTGGACCGGCTGAACAACCCCTCCGGCATAAACGATTTCCAGACCTCCGTCTCCCTGGAGCAGCCCCTGTTCGCCCCGGAGGCGTACGTGGGCATGAAGATGGCCCGCACCCAAAGCGCGGCGGAGGCGCTGGAGCTGGAGAGGGAGAAGGAGGCCGTCACGCTCGCGGTGGTGCGGTCCTACCTCTCGGTGGTAAGCGCACGGGAGATGGTGCAGGCCGGGGAGAAGGGCCTCCAAGACGCCCGGGAGCACCGCAGGGTCGCCCAAGCGGCCTACAAGGCCGGCCTCGCGCTTTACTCCGACACCCTGCGCACCGAGGTCGCCGTCAAACAGGCCGAGGAGACCCTGATAAGCGCCCGAAAGTCCCTGTCCGTGGCGCAGAGGGCCCTGGGGCTGGCCATGGGGCACAGGGAGCCCGTGGATGCCCGGGAGGCGCGGGAGCTCAAGACCCGCCCCCTGGATGAGTACCTCCAGGCCGTCCGCGAGAGGGCGGACATCCAGGCCATGGAGCGCAGGGTATCAAACGCCCGAAACGGCGTGCGCCTGACCACGGCCCGCTTTCTGCCCACCGTGGGCGTGGGGGCCCGGTACCAGCTCAATGACGACGACACCCCCTTCGGCTCCGACGGCGACAGCTACCAGGTAGGGGCCTTTCTCAGATGGACCGCCTTCGAGGGGGCGCTGCGCATCCATCAGAGGGCCCAGGCCAAGCACAGGCTTGAGGAGGCCAGGGAGAGGCTTGAGGGCATGAGGATGGAGGCGGAGTTCAGGGTGCACGAGGCCTACCTGTCGGTGCAGGAGGCCCGGCGAAGCCTCGCCCTTGCCCGGGCCCGGAGGGAGCTGGCCCGGGAGAACCTGAGGCTCGTGGAGGCCCGCTACGGAAACGCCCTGGCCACGGTGGTGGACCTCCTGGACGCCCAGGCCGCACTGGATGAGGCCCGGGCCGGGGTGGTG